In bacterium, the following proteins share a genomic window:
- a CDS encoding aspartate aminotransferase family protein, which yields MDAKKLYDDYMITSMVAGIEPIVVERASGCILTGQDGKSYLDCFSGIAVTNAGHGHPKVVAAAKAQMDKLVHCCTYVYYNPRAGELAKRLAEITPGALQKSFLGNSGAEAVEGALRLAKQFTKRKEVICLAMGFHGRTVGTLSVSGNRRVKKGTGPYLSGVAFAPAPYCYRCPFKTSYPGCGLACAEFLDHVLRYQTSGDVAAFLAESVMGEGGIIVPPAEYFGIAAGIARADGALYIADEVQCGFGRTGRMFACEHYGVEPDIMCMAKGIADGFPLSAFITRPEIATAFTPGDHLSTFGGNPVSCAAALANIEVMRDEDLPGNASRRGEQLVKRLSALQEQCPLIGDVRGKGLMIGIELVCDAEKTPAVKEAKQVRECCREKGLLVGIGGVYGNVIRLQPPLVLTESEANQAADVLNQVLGSKIRRG from the coding sequence ATGGATGCCAAAAAACTTTACGACGATTACATGATCACCTCGATGGTGGCGGGAATTGAACCCATTGTCGTGGAACGCGCCTCGGGGTGCATCCTGACTGGGCAGGATGGGAAATCCTATTTGGATTGTTTCAGTGGTATTGCCGTGACCAACGCCGGGCATGGGCATCCGAAAGTGGTGGCGGCAGCCAAGGCGCAGATGGACAAGCTGGTGCACTGTTGCACCTATGTGTATTACAACCCGCGTGCCGGAGAGCTGGCGAAGCGGTTGGCTGAGATTACTCCGGGAGCCCTGCAGAAAAGTTTCCTGGGGAATAGCGGAGCCGAAGCCGTCGAGGGGGCATTGCGGTTGGCCAAGCAGTTTACCAAGCGCAAGGAAGTGATTTGTCTGGCCATGGGCTTTCACGGACGAACCGTGGGAACGTTGTCGGTTAGTGGTAATCGAAGGGTCAAAAAAGGGACTGGTCCTTACCTGTCGGGCGTAGCTTTTGCGCCCGCACCCTATTGTTACCGTTGCCCCTTCAAGACCTCCTATCCCGGCTGTGGATTGGCTTGTGCTGAATTCCTGGATCATGTGTTGCGTTATCAAACGTCGGGTGATGTCGCGGCGTTTCTCGCGGAGTCGGTGATGGGGGAGGGGGGGATTATTGTGCCGCCTGCTGAATATTTTGGCATTGCCGCCGGGATAGCCCGTGCGGATGGAGCGCTATATATTGCCGACGAAGTGCAATGTGGATTTGGACGTACCGGACGAATGTTCGCCTGTGAGCACTATGGCGTGGAGCCGGATATCATGTGTATGGCCAAAGGAATAGCGGATGGGTTTCCGCTAAGTGCGTTTATAACGCGGCCGGAAATTGCCACTGCGTTTACACCGGGAGATCATCTTTCTACGTTCGGAGGCAATCCGGTAAGTTGTGCGGCTGCCCTAGCCAATATTGAGGTCATGCGTGACGAGGATCTTCCAGGCAATGCCAGTCGACGTGGTGAACAGTTAGTTAAGCGCTTAAGTGCGTTACAGGAACAGTGCCCGTTGATAGGGGATGTCCGGGGCAAGGGGCTGATGATCGGAATTGAATTGGTCTGTGACGCAGAGAAGACGCCTGCAGTTAAAGAAGCCAAACAGGTTCGCGAGTGCTGCCGTGAGAAGGGGCTGCTGGTGGGCATTGGTGGGGTCTATGGGAATGTGATCCGTCTCCAGCCACCCTTGGTTCTGACGGAATCCGAGGCCAATCAAGCCGCTGACGTGCTGAACCAGGTGCTTGGGAGTAAGATTAGGAGGGGATAG
- a CDS encoding class I SAM-dependent methyltransferase, producing the protein MTLKLHLKPGREIPIIRGHPWIMSGAIAHIEGDRALDETDIVASNGAFIARATVHPSSEISARVFSTLEGDSLDATTIRQRLEVALERRQHWLPWGLDTAARLVFSESDGLPGLIVDRYADVLVIQLLTAPWEVRRDVLIETLKKLLHPKTIWERSDVDARRHEGLEPRKGLLYGAPLAGPIPFKEENMRFLADVENGHKTGFYLDQRHSRQALRTWVGQLGTPKVLNVFAYTDSFGACALHAGAASVLAVDSSTSAQELSDRQLALNPDCDPSKRTYLIGDAFEALRGMKADKSRFDLIILDPPKLVNRKAKMPQGLRAYKDINLLAFQLLNPGGILFSFSCSGLVERDLFGKVIEGAARDAKRPVQFLEDLSQPADHPRKPGFPEAGYLKGFVVGV; encoded by the coding sequence ATGACACTTAAACTCCATTTGAAACCCGGCCGCGAAATCCCCATCATCCGGGGCCATCCGTGGATTATGTCGGGCGCCATCGCTCATATCGAAGGTGACCGCGCATTGGATGAGACCGATATCGTGGCGTCCAATGGCGCCTTTATCGCCCGCGCCACAGTCCACCCCTCCTCTGAAATCAGCGCTCGCGTTTTTTCCACCCTCGAGGGCGACAGCCTGGATGCCACAACCATTCGGCAACGCCTTGAGGTGGCACTGGAACGACGTCAACACTGGCTCCCGTGGGGCCTCGATACCGCCGCCCGCCTTGTTTTCTCGGAATCGGATGGCCTTCCCGGCCTGATTGTGGATCGCTATGCCGATGTTCTGGTGATCCAGTTACTGACAGCCCCCTGGGAGGTACGCCGGGATGTCCTTATTGAAACACTGAAAAAACTGCTTCACCCCAAAACGATCTGGGAACGCTCGGATGTGGATGCCCGCCGCCATGAAGGCCTTGAACCCCGGAAAGGGCTGCTTTACGGCGCCCCATTAGCCGGCCCCATCCCCTTTAAAGAGGAAAATATGCGTTTTCTGGCGGATGTAGAGAATGGACATAAAACCGGATTTTACCTCGATCAACGTCATAGTCGGCAAGCCCTCCGCACCTGGGTGGGTCAACTCGGCACTCCCAAAGTTCTGAATGTGTTTGCCTATACGGATTCCTTTGGCGCCTGCGCCCTGCATGCGGGTGCCGCCAGCGTGCTCGCGGTGGACTCCTCCACCTCAGCCCAGGAACTTTCCGACCGGCAACTTGCCCTGAATCCTGACTGTGATCCCTCCAAACGTACCTACCTCATTGGGGACGCCTTTGAAGCGCTGCGGGGCATGAAAGCAGACAAGTCCCGCTTCGATCTCATCATTTTGGATCCCCCAAAACTGGTGAACCGGAAAGCCAAAATGCCACAAGGCTTACGCGCCTACAAAGATATCAATCTCCTGGCCTTTCAACTCCTGAATCCCGGCGGCATTCTGTTCTCATTCTCGTGCAGTGGCCTGGTGGAACGGGATCTTTTCGGAAAGGTGATTGAAGGGGCCGCCCGTGATGCCAAGCGGCCAGTGCAATTTCTGGAAGACCTTAGCCAGCCCGCCGATCATCCCCGCAAACCCGGTTTCCCGGAAGCGGGATATCTCAAGGGATTTGTCGTCGGGGTTTGA
- the trpA gene encoding tryptophan synthase subunit alpha yields MSRIKQTFAKLKQQNRKALVGFLMAGDPDLDISEEHCRTVLQNGVDVLELGVPFSDPTADGPVIQAAGRRGLAAGTTIEGVLKLAGRLRKDFDTPMVIFGYANPFFSYGYAKLAKAAAEAGVDAFLVVDLPFEESDEFKTHLDKHDLDFVSLIAPTTPSARLGVILHNACGFVYYIMVKGVTGVRTEIPADVAEHLARLRQNTTLPIVAGFGVSDGMQAKSAARYADGVVVGSALIQAAGEGRLAALVKEIRQALDTH; encoded by the coding sequence ATGAGTCGGATCAAACAGACATTTGCAAAATTAAAGCAGCAGAACCGCAAGGCTCTAGTGGGCTTCCTGATGGCTGGTGACCCGGATCTTGATATTTCAGAGGAGCATTGTCGGACGGTGCTTCAAAACGGGGTGGATGTGTTGGAGCTAGGCGTCCCATTTTCCGATCCCACTGCGGATGGGCCCGTGATTCAGGCGGCGGGGCGACGCGGGTTGGCGGCAGGAACCACTATCGAGGGAGTGTTGAAGCTGGCGGGTCGCTTACGCAAGGACTTTGATACCCCCATGGTTATCTTTGGATACGCCAATCCGTTTTTCAGTTATGGCTATGCCAAGTTGGCTAAAGCGGCTGCCGAAGCGGGCGTGGATGCGTTTCTGGTGGTCGATCTCCCGTTTGAAGAAAGCGATGAGTTCAAAACCCACCTGGACAAACATGACTTGGATTTTGTTTCCTTGATCGCGCCGACTACGCCTTCTGCAAGATTGGGTGTCATTTTGCACAATGCGTGTGGATTTGTGTATTACATTATGGTCAAAGGGGTTACAGGCGTAAGAACTGAAATCCCTGCGGATGTTGCGGAGCATTTGGCCCGTTTGCGACAGAATACGACACTCCCGATTGTGGCGGGTTTCGGGGTCAGCGATGGCATGCAGGCAAAGTCTGCGGCCAGATATGCGGACGGAGTAGTGGTTGGGAGCGCCCTTATCCAGGCGGCTGGCGAGGGGCGGTTGGCGGCCTTGGTGAAGGAAATACGGCAGGCGCTGGATACTCATTAA
- the prfA gene encoding peptide chain release factor 1 — protein MFLIDKAYIYKLASRMAHLESDIANPAVAANQKKFRETVKEHSRLRKILEKSDVYFRIQRDLDEQRALLSTEGADPDLKALAAEEVAGLEKAFPIAEKELLSTLLPLDPNDERNVIMEIRGGTGGDEAALFAGDLFRMYSRFCDERKWKISIIDASPSSVGGYKEMVFSITGSNVYSCLKYESGCHRVQRVPVTEGSGRIHTSAATVAVLPEVDEVDDIDIPAADVRVDIFCSSGPGGQGVNTTYSAIRVTHLPSGLVAQSQDERSQHRNKEKAMSVLKARLLDWRIRQEEEKSGNLRRTQIGTGDRSEKIRTYNFPQNRLTDHRINFTIYTLNRVMEGGLADLITALRDHDAELRIRKEMASFKG, from the coding sequence GTGTTCTTGATCGATAAAGCTTACATTTACAAATTGGCATCACGCATGGCTCATCTTGAGTCGGATATTGCCAATCCCGCCGTGGCCGCCAACCAGAAGAAATTCCGTGAGACGGTTAAAGAGCATTCGCGACTCAGGAAGATTCTGGAAAAGTCGGATGTTTATTTCCGAATCCAACGTGATCTGGATGAACAGCGCGCTTTACTTTCGACGGAGGGCGCCGACCCTGATTTGAAAGCACTTGCCGCCGAGGAAGTTGCCGGTCTCGAGAAGGCGTTCCCGATTGCCGAAAAAGAACTCCTGAGTACCTTGCTTCCCCTCGATCCCAATGATGAACGGAATGTCATCATGGAAATTCGTGGAGGTACCGGTGGCGATGAAGCCGCTCTCTTTGCCGGCGATCTGTTCCGCATGTACAGCCGGTTTTGCGATGAACGAAAGTGGAAAATTTCTATCATTGACGCCAGCCCCTCCAGTGTGGGGGGATATAAGGAAATGGTTTTTTCCATTACGGGAAGTAATGTCTACAGCTGCCTGAAATACGAGTCCGGTTGTCATCGCGTCCAGCGGGTGCCGGTGACTGAAGGATCTGGACGTATTCATACCTCGGCCGCGACGGTCGCGGTGCTCCCCGAGGTGGACGAGGTGGACGACATCGATATTCCTGCGGCGGATGTCAGAGTGGACATCTTTTGCTCATCCGGGCCCGGCGGGCAGGGGGTTAATACAACCTATTCGGCTATTCGTGTCACGCATCTCCCCTCCGGGCTCGTAGCGCAAAGTCAGGATGAGCGCTCCCAGCACCGGAATAAAGAAAAAGCCATGAGCGTGCTTAAGGCGCGGTTACTTGACTGGCGGATCCGGCAAGAGGAAGAGAAGAGCGGCAATCTCCGGCGTACCCAGATTGGAACAGGGGATCGCAGCGAAAAGATCCGAACCTACAATTTTCCCCAGAACCGGCTTACCGATCATCGGATTAATTTCACAATTTATACCTTAAATCGAGTCATGGAGGGCGGCCTTGCTGATTTGATTACGGCTCTTCGGGATCACGATGCCGAACTTCGCATCCGCAAGGAAATGGCCTCTTTCAAGGGATGA
- a CDS encoding nitroreductase family protein produces MSFLDLAKKRFSVRRFETTPVPEEALEAILEAGRLAPSAANRQPCHLIVVRSEEQRRKLGVAYPRDWFWQAPVIIVICVETSRAWIRSDNKSYGDVDGALVVDHMTLCAADLGLGTCWIGAFDPAKVRSLLNLPAGMEPLAMIPLGTPAEPVRSKSRKPLAEMVHQETW; encoded by the coding sequence ATGAGCTTTCTTGATTTGGCTAAGAAGCGGTTTAGTGTGCGACGCTTTGAGACAACGCCTGTTCCTGAAGAGGCGCTTGAGGCAATCCTTGAGGCGGGGCGATTAGCGCCCTCGGCTGCGAATCGACAGCCTTGTCACTTAATTGTTGTACGAAGCGAAGAACAACGGCGCAAACTGGGGGTTGCCTATCCACGGGATTGGTTCTGGCAGGCTCCGGTTATCATCGTCATCTGTGTTGAAACCTCGCGGGCCTGGATCCGGTCGGACAATAAGAGCTATGGGGATGTGGATGGGGCACTTGTTGTTGATCATATGACCCTTTGTGCCGCTGATCTTGGACTTGGAACCTGTTGGATTGGTGCGTTTGATCCAGCCAAAGTGAGAAGCCTTCTTAATCTCCCTGCCGGTATGGAGCCGCTCGCGATGATTCCACTCGGGACTCCTGCGGAACCCGTACGTTCCAAAAGCAGAAAGCCGTTGGCAGAGATGGTTCATCAGGAAACGTGGTGA
- the prmC gene encoding peptide chain release factor N(5)-glutamine methyltransferase: MKTLLEVLQSGAGYLAGRNVENPRLIMEQLMSQVLKCPRLQLYVRFETIIPEAELVQLRAGIKRLGAGEPLQYVIGDTEFMGHRFKTDRRALIPRPDTETLIGLVLECEPLWGAGKPVIADIGTGSGCVVISLARAKSEALYTAVDASEAALDLALENAVLNGVRQSIEFKLGNLLAGFEAGALDAVVANLPYISTADCAVLPRHIREHEPMSALDGGPDGLDLIRVLAEQAAMMLRPGGWIFLEIGFDQGDLVVEWLTRHGFNGVRVHKDLGNRDRVVLARR; this comes from the coding sequence ATGAAGACGCTCCTCGAAGTGTTGCAGTCCGGTGCCGGCTATCTGGCTGGCAGGAATGTTGAAAATCCCAGACTCATCATGGAACAGTTGATGAGTCAGGTGTTAAAATGCCCCCGGCTCCAGCTTTATGTCCGCTTTGAAACCATCATTCCAGAGGCCGAACTGGTCCAATTGCGGGCGGGAATCAAGCGTTTGGGGGCAGGGGAACCGTTACAATATGTGATCGGCGACACCGAGTTCATGGGGCACCGTTTCAAGACTGACCGGCGGGCACTGATTCCCCGGCCTGATACGGAGACACTGATTGGCCTTGTGTTGGAATGTGAACCGTTGTGGGGCGCAGGGAAGCCCGTTATTGCCGATATAGGAACAGGGAGTGGTTGCGTGGTCATAAGTCTGGCGCGGGCGAAATCTGAGGCGCTCTATACGGCAGTGGATGCCAGCGAGGCCGCCCTTGATCTGGCCCTGGAGAATGCAGTCTTGAATGGAGTAAGGCAATCGATCGAGTTCAAGCTGGGGAATCTGCTAGCCGGATTTGAGGCTGGTGCCCTCGATGCGGTGGTGGCCAATCTTCCCTATATTTCGACTGCGGACTGCGCGGTTCTGCCGCGTCATATCCGGGAACATGAGCCCATGTCCGCACTGGATGGCGGGCCCGATGGTTTGGATCTTATACGCGTCCTGGCGGAACAGGCGGCGATGATGTTGCGTCCTGGCGGCTGGATATTTCTTGAAATAGGTTTTGACCAAGGTGACCTCGTTGTGGAATGGTTAACCCGTCACGGCTTTAATGGGGTGCGCGTTCACAAAGATCTTGGCAATAGGGATCGTGTCGTGCTGGCCAGACGATAA
- the rpmE gene encoding 50S ribosomal protein L31 — translation MKKDIHPNYIDGTITCSCGAIVQVKSTSQTMHVNSCSACHPFYTGRSALQDAKGRVEQFRKRYAKK, via the coding sequence ATGAAGAAGGATATACATCCAAACTATATTGATGGGACGATTACTTGCTCCTGTGGTGCGATCGTTCAGGTGAAGTCAACCAGCCAGACCATGCATGTGAATAGCTGCTCTGCCTGTCATCCGTTCTATACCGGTCGCTCAGCGTTGCAAGATGCCAAGGGCCGTGTGGAGCAGTTCCGTAAGCGCTACGCGAAGAAGTAG